In Sphingomonas sp. SORGH_AS_0950, the following are encoded in one genomic region:
- a CDS encoding methyl-accepting chemotaxis protein has protein sequence MRFHASLKTTSHVDAATMEITRLQRAFAQGRTQERADLTGATGKARDVLVAVNEMIEAAASPASAFTRRLSHMAAEHDRGDIDAMLPVDDFHGDLADAARLVNDLVASHIAVKKMAMACVKSLGEGDFEAPLAPLPGKKAFINDTIEQLRGNLKGLIAEMNTMSAEHDRGDIDVFVPVERFQGDFAAMAKGLNDMVANHIAAKKKAMACIKQFGEGDFDAPMEQLPGKKAFINETIELLRTNFKAIIGEIQRLIAASTAGQLSERGEAQRFPGDFARLVQGINGMLDAILLPIGEGNRVLNLVSTGSLLERVEIACEGDHRRMKDAINNLVDNLTSFAINVSGAADLVAAGSQQLSSSSEQVSGGATEQAAAAEEASASMEQMAANIKQNADNATQTEKIARQSSQDAEISGAAVQKAVVAMRTIAEKISIVQEIARQTDLLALNAAVEAARAGEHGRGFAVVAAEVRKLAERSQTAAAEISGMSSDTVAAATQAGDMLTRLVPDIRRTAELVAEISAACREQDIGAVQINEAIQQLDKVTQQNASASEQISGTSTELAGQAEDLQESIAFFQVAQEARPAAAKSAVRKPAPRPAAAKARPGGGRAGSVADQQARLRGFALDMTSGGPDGEDVDFGRVA, from the coding sequence ATGCGTTTCCATGCCTCTCTCAAGACCACGTCGCATGTCGATGCCGCCACAATGGAAATCACCCGGTTGCAGCGTGCCTTCGCCCAGGGGCGGACGCAGGAGCGGGCCGATCTGACCGGCGCGACCGGCAAGGCGCGCGACGTTCTGGTCGCGGTGAACGAGATGATCGAAGCGGCGGCGTCCCCCGCTTCCGCCTTTACCCGGCGGCTGTCGCACATGGCCGCCGAGCATGACCGGGGCGATATCGACGCGATGCTGCCGGTCGACGATTTCCACGGCGACCTCGCCGACGCCGCCCGCCTGGTCAACGACCTGGTCGCCAGCCATATCGCCGTCAAGAAGATGGCGATGGCCTGCGTCAAGTCGCTGGGCGAGGGCGATTTCGAGGCGCCGCTGGCGCCGCTGCCCGGCAAGAAGGCGTTCATCAACGACACGATCGAGCAGCTTCGCGGCAATCTGAAGGGCCTGATCGCCGAGATGAACACCATGTCGGCTGAGCATGATCGCGGTGATATCGACGTCTTCGTGCCGGTCGAGCGGTTCCAGGGCGACTTCGCGGCGATGGCCAAGGGCCTCAACGACATGGTGGCCAACCATATCGCCGCCAAGAAGAAGGCGATGGCCTGCATCAAGCAGTTCGGCGAGGGCGATTTCGACGCGCCGATGGAGCAGCTGCCCGGCAAGAAGGCCTTTATCAACGAGACGATCGAACTGCTGCGCACCAATTTCAAGGCGATCATCGGCGAGATCCAGCGGCTGATCGCCGCCTCGACCGCGGGGCAGCTGAGCGAGCGGGGCGAGGCCCAGCGTTTCCCTGGCGACTTCGCGCGTCTGGTCCAGGGCATCAACGGGATGCTCGACGCGATCCTGCTGCCGATCGGCGAGGGCAACCGGGTGCTCAATCTCGTCAGCACGGGCTCGCTGCTCGAACGGGTCGAGATCGCATGCGAGGGCGATCATCGCCGGATGAAGGATGCGATCAATAATCTGGTCGACAATCTGACCAGCTTTGCGATCAACGTGTCGGGCGCGGCGGATCTGGTCGCGGCGGGCAGCCAGCAACTGTCCTCCTCGTCGGAGCAGGTGTCGGGCGGTGCGACCGAACAGGCCGCCGCCGCCGAGGAGGCTTCGGCCTCGATGGAGCAGATGGCCGCCAACATCAAACAGAATGCCGACAACGCCACCCAGACCGAGAAGATCGCGCGCCAGTCCTCGCAGGATGCCGAGATCAGCGGGGCGGCGGTGCAGAAGGCGGTCGTGGCGATGCGCACCATCGCCGAGAAGATCAGTATCGTGCAGGAGATCGCCCGCCAGACCGACCTGCTGGCCCTCAACGCCGCCGTCGAGGCGGCCCGCGCGGGCGAACATGGACGCGGCTTTGCTGTGGTCGCCGCCGAGGTTCGCAAGCTGGCCGAGCGCAGCCAGACGGCGGCGGCCGAGATCAGCGGCATGTCCTCGGATACGGTGGCGGCCGCGACCCAGGCGGGCGACATGCTGACCAGGCTGGTCCCCGACATTCGCCGCACCGCCGAGCTGGTCGCCGAGATCAGCGCCGCGTGTCGCGAACAGGATATCGGCGCGGTCCAGATCAACGAGGCGATCCAGCAGCTCGACAAGGTCACCCAGCAGAACGCCTCGGCCTCCGAGCAAATTTCGGGCACGTCGACCGAACTGGCGGGTCAGGCCGAGGATTTGCAGGAGAGCATCGCCTTCTTCCAAGTGGCGCAGGAGGCGCGACCGGCGGCGGCCAAGTCGGCGGTGCGCAAGCCCGCGCCGCGTCCGGCGGCGGCCAAGGCGCGGCCCGGCGGCGGACGTGCGGGATCGGTCGCCGACCAGCAGGCGCGCCTGCGCGGCTTCGCGCTCGACATGACCAGCGGCGGCCCGGACGGCGAGGATGTGGATTTCGGCCGAGTCGCCTGA
- a CDS encoding FUSC family protein produces MIRRLALRDWVGQRLSRADTIRSVAFVARCTGAAVLALVVANRLGLDHPVWASVSALVVSQDTLGDTHRSLSWRIVATVIGVGVAVLVALILHGAGPVAMLAVAVGITAAVARLRTELRVCMWTSVIVLLTVPPGGTILTAALARAQEVLLGVAIGAALHWVAERLLFRRA; encoded by the coding sequence GTGATCCGGCGGCTTGCCCTGAGGGACTGGGTCGGGCAGCGCCTGTCGCGGGCGGACACGATCCGCAGCGTGGCGTTCGTCGCGCGCTGCACCGGCGCGGCGGTGCTGGCGCTGGTGGTGGCGAACCGGCTGGGGCTCGACCATCCGGTCTGGGCCAGCGTCTCCGCGCTGGTCGTGTCGCAGGACACGCTGGGCGACACGCACCGGTCGCTGAGCTGGCGGATCGTCGCGACGGTGATCGGGGTGGGGGTCGCGGTGCTGGTCGCGCTGATCCTGCACGGGGCGGGGCCGGTGGCGATGCTGGCGGTGGCGGTGGGGATCACCGCCGCCGTCGCGCGGCTGCGCACCGAGCTGCGCGTGTGTATGTGGACCTCGGTCATCGTCCTGCTGACCGTACCGCCCGGCGGCACCATCCTGACCGCCGCGCTCGCCCGCGCGCAGGAGGTGCTGCTGGGCGTCGCGATCGGCGCGGCGCTCCACTGGGTGGCGGAACGGTTGCTGTTCCGCCGGGCCTAG
- a CDS encoding methyl-accepting chemotaxis protein, translating to MRATIKMKLAGTFAVVLLLLAVVVGVGISKINVLNTMIADIIDGPAKRIQLSLTADGDIGRAIRAEKNMMLSQDAAANRNFEALFAQYDAKIQESLNGGLKIATEQGRPVWTKALEDWRAYKAVSERARGLAMENRNAEAAQISMTEGRTIATNLSETLGKLAIITQGQMVKANAESDALYASARTTMFTTAAVALLIAICGAVWIALLVSNGLRKVGEAMSAVAEGDLNNEVSVRSNDEIKDLVDTVNRMTGRLRDTITQTAQAAQNVASGSQQLSSSSEQVSQGATEQAAAAEEASASMEQMAANIKQNADNATQTEKIARQSSQDAEQSGAAVQKAVVAMRTIAEKIGIVQEIARQTDLLALNAAVEAARAGEHGRGFAVVAAEVRKLAERSQTAAAEISGMSSDTVAAATQAGEMLTRLVPDIRRTAELVAEISAACREQDIGAVQINEAIQQLDKVTQQNASASEQISSTSEELASQAEELQEGIAFFQVDTIGHGAPARTPHHRRPASRPAVAKVRAKAPSSSRPGSVADQQARVRGFALDLTNGGPDGEDAEFGRAA from the coding sequence ATGCGCGCAACCATCAAGATGAAGTTGGCCGGGACATTCGCGGTAGTATTGTTGCTATTGGCGGTGGTCGTCGGGGTCGGCATTTCCAAGATCAACGTTTTGAACACCATGATCGCGGACATCATCGATGGGCCGGCCAAGCGTATCCAGCTCTCGTTGACCGCCGATGGCGATATCGGTCGCGCGATTCGCGCCGAAAAGAACATGATGCTGAGCCAGGATGCGGCGGCGAACCGCAATTTCGAGGCGCTGTTCGCGCAATATGACGCCAAGATCCAGGAAAGCCTGAACGGCGGGCTGAAGATCGCCACCGAGCAGGGGCGTCCGGTCTGGACCAAGGCGCTGGAGGACTGGCGCGCCTACAAGGCGGTCAGCGAGCGGGCGCGCGGCCTGGCGATGGAGAATCGCAATGCCGAGGCCGCGCAGATCTCGATGACCGAGGGGCGCACCATCGCCACCAATCTGAGCGAGACGCTGGGCAAGCTGGCGATCATCACCCAGGGGCAGATGGTCAAGGCCAATGCCGAGTCGGACGCGCTCTACGCATCGGCGCGCACCACCATGTTCACCACCGCCGCAGTCGCGCTGCTGATCGCGATCTGCGGTGCGGTGTGGATCGCACTGCTGGTGTCCAACGGGCTGCGCAAGGTCGGCGAGGCCATGTCCGCGGTGGCCGAAGGCGACCTGAACAACGAAGTGTCGGTCCGCAGCAATGACGAGATCAAGGATCTGGTCGACACGGTGAACCGCATGACCGGCCGCCTGCGCGACACGATCACCCAGACCGCCCAGGCGGCGCAGAATGTCGCGAGCGGCAGCCAGCAGCTGTCTTCCTCGTCGGAACAGGTGAGCCAGGGCGCGACCGAACAGGCCGCCGCCGCCGAAGAGGCTTCGGCCTCGATGGAGCAGATGGCCGCCAACATCAAACAGAATGCCGACAACGCCACCCAGACCGAGAAGATCGCACGTCAGTCGTCGCAGGATGCCGAACAGAGCGGTGCGGCGGTGCAGAAGGCGGTCGTCGCGATGCGCACCATCGCCGAGAAGATCGGCATCGTGCAGGAAATCGCCCGCCAGACCGACCTGCTCGCCCTCAACGCCGCCGTCGAGGCGGCCCGCGCGGGCGAACATGGTCGCGGCTTCGCGGTGGTCGCCGCCGAGGTCCGCAAGCTCGCCGAGCGCAGCCAGACGGCGGCGGCCGAGATCAGCGGCATGTCCTCGGACACCGTCGCCGCCGCGACCCAGGCGGGCGAGATGCTGACCAGGCTGGTCCCCGACATCCGTCGCACCGCCGAGCTGGTCGCCGAGATCAGCGCCGCCTGCCGCGAACAGGATATCGGCGCGGTCCAGATCAACGAGGCGATCCAGCAGCTCGACAAGGTGACCCAGCAGAACGCCTCGGCGTCCGAGCAGATCTCGTCCACCTCGGAGGAACTGGCGAGCCAGGCCGAGGAGCTTCAGGAAGGCATCGCCTTCTTCCAGGTCGACACGATCGGCCATGGCGCTCCCGCCCGCACGCCGCATCATCGCCGCCCGGCCTCGCGCCCGGCCGTCGCCAAGGTCAGGGCCAAGGCTCCGTCGTCCTCGCGGCCCGGTTCGGTCGCCGACCAGCAGGCGCGGGTGCGCGGCTTCGCGCTCGACCTGACCAATGGCGGCCCGGACGGCGAAGACGCCGAATTCGGACGCGCGGCATGA
- a CDS encoding chemotaxis response regulator protein-glutamate methylesterase, whose amino-acid sequence MPVKKIRVLVIDDSASVRQAMTAILSADPAIEVIAAAADPFAAARYIQEEVPDVITLDVEMPRMDGITFLRKLMAQRPVPVVMCSSLVEEGSETLLQALEAGAVDVILKPRVGVADHLAEAHLMIRETVKGAATARLGARRQGRTTAPARKLTADAVLPPPTGRAMSRTTEMVVCIGASTGGTEALREVLEALPANSPGIVIVQHMPESFTRAFAKRLDGLCQVDVKEAEDGDTVMRGRVLIAPGGLRHTMLERQGARYVVSVREGPLVSRHRPSVDVLFRSAARNAGANAVGIILTGMGDDGARGLLEMKQAGARTFAQDEATSIVFGMPKEAIARGAHDRIIPLGSVARELLQATAR is encoded by the coding sequence ATGCCGGTCAAGAAGATCCGCGTCCTCGTCATCGACGACAGCGCCAGCGTCCGCCAGGCGATGACCGCGATCCTGTCCGCCGATCCGGCGATCGAGGTGATCGCGGCGGCCGCCGATCCCTTCGCCGCCGCGCGCTACATCCAGGAAGAGGTGCCCGACGTCATCACGCTCGACGTCGAGATGCCGCGCATGGACGGCATCACCTTCCTGCGCAAGCTGATGGCGCAGCGCCCGGTGCCGGTCGTCATGTGCTCCTCGCTGGTCGAGGAAGGGTCGGAGACGCTGCTCCAGGCGCTGGAGGCCGGCGCGGTCGACGTGATCCTGAAGCCGCGCGTCGGGGTGGCGGACCATCTGGCCGAGGCGCATCTGATGATCCGCGAGACGGTCAAGGGCGCCGCCACCGCGCGGCTGGGCGCGCGGCGCCAGGGGCGGACCACCGCCCCGGCGCGCAAGCTGACCGCCGATGCCGTCCTGCCGCCGCCGACCGGCCGCGCGATGAGCCGCACGACCGAGATGGTGGTGTGCATCGGCGCGTCGACCGGCGGGACCGAGGCGCTGCGCGAGGTGCTGGAGGCGCTGCCCGCCAATTCGCCGGGCATCGTCATCGTCCAGCATATGCCCGAGAGCTTCACCCGCGCCTTTGCCAAGCGGCTCGACGGGCTGTGCCAGGTCGACGTCAAGGAGGCCGAGGACGGCGACACGGTGATGCGCGGCCGGGTGCTGATCGCGCCCGGCGGCCTGCGCCACACCATGCTGGAACGGCAGGGCGCGCGCTATGTCGTGTCGGTGCGCGAAGGACCGCTGGTCTCGCGCCATCGCCCGTCGGTCGACGTGCTGTTCCGTTCGGCGGCGCGCAATGCCGGGGCCAATGCGGTCGGCATCATCCTGACCGGCATGGGCGACGACGGCGCGCGCGGCCTGCTGGAGATGAAGCAGGCGGGCGCACGCACCTTCGCGCAGGACGAGGCGACCTCGATCGTCTTCGGCATGCCCAAGGAGGCGATCGCGCGCGGCGCGCATGACAGGATCATCCCGCTGGGCAGCGTCGCGCGCGAACTGCTGCAAGCCACGGCCCGCTGA
- a CDS encoding chemotaxis protein CheW, with product MSARGDIQVVVFGLGEEEFALPVTSVREILDHRPAYRVPAAPDWFLGLTDVRGLSVPMVDLRARLGLSPVEPTLTTRILVVDLVGAGDVPLSLGLVVDRVLDVSIFAADMIEDSPGVGGRWRSQQIEAILRRGTGFVALLDPGRLFAADDLDGPMSLAAAA from the coding sequence ATGAGCGCGCGCGGCGACATCCAGGTCGTGGTCTTCGGACTGGGGGAGGAGGAATTCGCCCTTCCCGTGACCAGCGTCCGCGAGATTCTGGATCATCGTCCGGCCTATCGGGTGCCGGCCGCGCCCGACTGGTTCCTGGGGCTGACCGATGTGCGCGGCCTGTCGGTGCCGATGGTCGACCTGCGCGCGCGGCTGGGCCTCTCGCCGGTCGAGCCGACGCTGACGACCCGCATCCTGGTCGTCGACCTGGTCGGAGCGGGGGACGTGCCGCTCTCGCTCGGGCTGGTCGTCGACCGGGTGCTCGACGTCAGCATCTTCGCGGCGGACATGATCGAGGATTCGCCCGGTGTCGGCGGCCGATGGCGATCGCAGCAGATCGAGGCGATCCTGCGGCGCGGCACGGGCTTCGTCGCACTGCTCGATCCCGGTCGGCTGTTCGCGGCGGACGATCTGGACGGCCCCATGTCCCTTGCGGCGGCGGCCTGA
- a CDS encoding protein-glutamate O-methyltransferase CheR, which translates to MSNLARVADTTDALQPRDFDRLAAYIYKECGIRLPPVKITMIEGRLRRRVRANGLSSLRDYCGWLFDGNHLEGEREHLLNAVTTNKTDFFREPKHFDYLVDTALPKMHREGVRQLRVWSAACSTGAEPYTLAMLLDAYAQDKGGPDFGILATDLDSEVLRTARRGVYPAAMLDPVPTALRNRYVMRPSDPKRGEMRIAPALRSAIGFAQMNLMDERYPVGDAMDIIFCRNVLIYFDKPTQEKVVSRLVACLRPGGLIFLGHSESIAGFQLPLRPVANTVFERV; encoded by the coding sequence TTGAGCAATCTGGCCCGCGTGGCAGACACGACCGATGCGCTGCAACCGCGCGATTTCGATCGGCTTGCCGCCTATATCTACAAGGAGTGCGGCATCCGCCTGCCGCCGGTCAAGATCACCATGATCGAGGGGCGGTTGCGCCGCCGGGTGCGCGCCAACGGCCTGTCCAGCCTGCGCGACTATTGCGGCTGGCTGTTCGACGGCAATCATCTGGAGGGGGAGCGCGAGCATCTGCTGAACGCGGTCACCACCAACAAGACCGACTTTTTCCGCGAACCCAAGCATTTCGACTATCTGGTCGATACCGCGCTGCCCAAGATGCACCGTGAGGGCGTGCGCCAGCTGCGGGTTTGGAGCGCGGCCTGCTCGACGGGGGCGGAGCCCTATACGCTGGCGATGCTGCTCGATGCCTATGCCCAGGACAAGGGCGGCCCCGATTTCGGCATCCTGGCGACCGATCTGGACAGCGAGGTGCTGCGCACCGCCCGGCGCGGCGTCTATCCGGCGGCGATGCTGGACCCGGTGCCGACCGCGCTGCGCAACCGTTATGTGATGCGGCCGAGCGATCCCAAGCGCGGCGAGATGCGGATCGCGCCCGCCCTCCGCTCGGCGATCGGCTTCGCGCAGATGAACCTGATGGACGAACGCTATCCGGTGGGCGATGCGATGGACATCATCTTCTGCCGCAACGTGCTGATCTATTTCGACAAGCCGACCCAGGAAAAGGTGGTGTCGCGGCTGGTCGCCTGTCTGCGGCCCGGCGGGCTGATCTTCCTGGGTCATTCGGAATCGATTGCCGGGTTCCAGCTGCCGCTGCGCCCGGTCGCCAACACCGTGTTCGAGCGCGTCTGA
- a CDS encoding chemotaxis protein CheW, translating to MSAAGGDIQVVVFGLGDEEFALPVTAVREILDHRPAYRVPAAPEWFLGLTDVRGLSVPMVDLRSRLGLPPVEPTLTTRILVVDMTGAGGAPLALGLVVDRVLDVSTFAADSVEGSPDIGGRWRSQQIEAILRRGAGFVALLDPARLFGADDGPDALATLGLAA from the coding sequence ATGAGCGCGGCGGGGGGAGACATCCAGGTCGTGGTCTTCGGTCTGGGGGACGAGGAGTTCGCGCTTCCCGTGACCGCGGTCCGGGAGATCCTGGACCATCGTCCGGCCTATCGGGTGCCCGCCGCGCCCGAATGGTTCCTGGGCCTGACCGATGTGCGCGGCCTGTCGGTGCCGATGGTCGATCTGCGGTCGCGGCTGGGATTGCCGCCGGTCGAGCCGACGCTGACGACCCGGATCCTGGTCGTGGACATGACCGGCGCGGGGGGCGCGCCGCTCGCGCTGGGGCTGGTGGTCGACCGGGTGCTCGACGTCAGCACCTTCGCCGCCGACTCGGTGGAGGGCTCGCCCGATATCGGCGGCCGCTGGCGGTCGCAGCAGATCGAGGCGATCCTGCGGCGCGGGGCGGGCTTCGTCGCGCTGCTCGACCCCGCCCGGCTGTTCGGCGCCGATGACGGGCCCGACGCGCTGGCGACTCTGGGCCTGGCGGCCTGA
- the poxB gene encoding ubiquinone-dependent pyruvate dehydrogenase gives MAETIADLLNRTLIEAGVERIWGVTGDSLNAFNDSLRKSGKIDWMHVRNEEAGAFAAGAEAAATGALAVCAGSCGPGNLHLINGLFDCHRNRVPVLAIAAHIPSSEIGLNYFQETHPTELFRECSHFCEMVQDARQMPEILHRAIRTAIGQRGVAVLVIPGDVALQTAPETRAIPFPALAAPRLVPDAQALGQVAALLNESRAVTLLCGAGTAGAHDEVVALAEALKAPIVHAYRGKEWIEYDNPYDVGMTGLIGFSSGYHAMMECDTLLMLGTDFPYRNFYPDKAKVVQVDRDPGALGRRVPLDLGVVADVGEVARGLIPLIAGERDGRFLDKARAHYRDARKGLDDLATPRDGDKPLHPQYVARLVDRIAAEDAVFTADVGTPAVWAARYLTMNGKRRLIGSFNHGSMANALPQALGVQGAYPARQVVSLSGDGGLTMLMGDMLTAVQMTLPVKIVVFNNRSLGFVQMEQKAAGYVDTNVSLHNPDFAAIAREMGYFGVRVTRSDALEEALRAAFAHDGPALVDVVTETQELIMPPKIQAEQVKGFSLYAARAVLSGRGDEVIELARANLFR, from the coding sequence ATGGCCGAGACGATCGCCGACCTTTTGAACCGCACGCTGATCGAGGCGGGTGTGGAGCGAATCTGGGGCGTGACGGGCGACAGTCTGAACGCGTTCAACGATTCGCTCCGCAAGTCGGGCAAGATCGACTGGATGCATGTCCGCAACGAGGAGGCGGGCGCCTTCGCCGCCGGGGCCGAGGCGGCGGCGACCGGCGCGCTGGCGGTGTGCGCGGGCAGTTGCGGGCCGGGCAATCTCCATCTCATCAACGGCCTGTTCGACTGCCATCGCAATCGCGTTCCCGTGCTCGCCATCGCCGCGCATATCCCGTCGAGCGAGATCGGCCTGAACTATTTCCAGGAGACCCACCCGACCGAGCTGTTCCGCGAGTGCAGCCATTTCTGCGAGATGGTGCAGGATGCGCGGCAGATGCCCGAAATCCTCCACCGTGCGATCCGCACCGCGATCGGCCAGCGCGGCGTCGCGGTGCTGGTGATCCCCGGCGACGTCGCGTTGCAGACCGCGCCCGAGACGCGCGCCATTCCCTTCCCCGCCCTCGCCGCGCCGCGCCTCGTGCCCGACGCGCAGGCGCTGGGGCAGGTCGCCGCGCTGCTCAACGAATCCAGGGCGGTGACGCTGCTGTGCGGCGCGGGCACGGCGGGCGCGCATGACGAGGTGGTCGCGCTGGCCGAGGCGCTGAAGGCCCCGATCGTCCATGCCTATCGCGGCAAGGAATGGATCGAATATGACAATCCCTATGATGTTGGGATGACCGGGCTGATCGGCTTCTCGTCGGGCTATCACGCGATGATGGAGTGCGACACGCTGCTGATGCTGGGGACCGACTTCCCCTATCGCAACTTCTATCCCGACAAGGCGAAGGTGGTGCAGGTCGACCGCGATCCCGGCGCGCTGGGGCGGCGGGTGCCGCTCGACCTGGGGGTGGTCGCCGATGTCGGCGAGGTCGCGCGCGGCCTGATCCCGCTGATCGCGGGCGAGCGCGACGGGCGCTTCCTGGACAAGGCGCGCGCGCATTACCGCGACGCGCGGAAAGGACTGGACGATCTCGCCACCCCGCGCGACGGCGACAAGCCGCTTCACCCGCAATATGTCGCCCGGCTGGTCGACCGGATCGCGGCGGAGGATGCGGTCTTCACCGCCGATGTCGGCACGCCCGCCGTCTGGGCGGCGCGCTATCTGACGATGAACGGCAAGCGGCGGCTGATCGGATCGTTCAACCACGGATCGATGGCCAATGCGCTGCCCCAGGCGCTGGGCGTGCAGGGGGCGTATCCCGCGCGGCAGGTGGTGTCGCTGTCGGGCGATGGCGGGCTGACCATGTTGATGGGCGACATGCTGACCGCCGTGCAGATGACGTTGCCGGTCAAGATCGTCGTCTTTAACAATCGCTCGCTGGGTTTCGTCCAGATGGAGCAGAAGGCGGCGGGCTATGTCGATACCAATGTGTCGCTGCACAATCCCGACTTCGCCGCCATCGCGCGCGAGATGGGCTATTTCGGGGTGCGCGTCACCCGCTCGGACGCCTTGGAGGAGGCCCTGCGCGCGGCGTTCGCGCATGACGGGCCCGCGCTGGTCGATGTCGTGACCGAGACCCAGGAGCTGATCATGCCCCCCAAGATCCAGGCCGAGCAGGTCAAGGGCTTCAGCCTGTACGCCGCGCGCGCGGTGCTGAGCGGACGCGGGGACGAGGTGATCGAACTGGCCAGGGCCAATCTCTTCCGGTGA
- a CDS encoding CHASE3 domain-containing protein has protein sequence MLTLFNNLSISKKLTLCLGAIIAITVGVDGVILSNAGKVKSTTEINEHTYKVIATADDIVTNMVNQETGYRGYLVSGNDDFLKPYHKGWTDFSHAWTEVKAMTSDNPAQQSRLDDIRRLAESWHNDVAEKAIRLMSHPETRESARALESSGAGKAAMDQLRGRVGELVATERTLLAQRQEAQRDAFSTITLAIWIGMAASVLAAVAIGLLMTRTIARPIGLLSQALARIAEPLATNRRDEIGQMQGSVGAVEGAFDQISGVLDAVSKGDTTVGMTQRFGGLTDQLNANLDALRRSFEGIAAIAGEIAGGDLTVQPKPLSDKDRLGHALVTMVERLRGVVGDATQAAQNVASGSQQLSSSSEQVSQGATEQAAAAEEASASMEQMAANIKQNADNATQTEKIARQSSQDAEQSGAAVQKAVVAMRTIAEKIGIVQEIARQTDLLALNAAVEAARAGEHGRGFAVVAAEVRKLAERSQMAAAEISGMSSDTVTAAVEAGEMLSRLVPDIRRTAELVAEISAACREQDVGAVQINGAIQQLDKVTQQNASAAEQISSTSEELASQAEELQESISYFNVDDRDRTGSARSSRAAKPADRRVAARKAKPAPRSQSVADQQARAHGFALDLSNGGPDGEDAEFGRAA, from the coding sequence ATGCTGACGCTGTTCAACAATCTGTCGATATCGAAGAAGCTGACATTATGTCTGGGCGCGATCATCGCGATTACGGTCGGCGTCGACGGGGTGATCCTGTCCAATGCGGGCAAGGTCAAATCGACCACCGAGATCAACGAGCATACCTATAAGGTCATCGCCACGGCGGACGATATCGTCACCAACATGGTCAACCAGGAAACCGGCTATCGCGGCTATCTGGTGTCGGGGAACGATGACTTCCTGAAGCCCTATCACAAGGGCTGGACCGATTTTTCGCATGCCTGGACCGAGGTCAAGGCGATGACCAGCGACAATCCGGCGCAGCAGTCGCGGCTGGACGATATCCGGCGGCTGGCGGAAAGCTGGCATAACGATGTCGCCGAAAAGGCCATCCGCCTGATGTCGCATCCCGAAACCCGCGAAAGCGCGCGCGCGCTGGAGAGCAGCGGTGCGGGCAAGGCGGCGATGGACCAGCTGCGTGGCCGGGTCGGCGAACTGGTCGCCACCGAACGCACCCTGCTCGCCCAGCGGCAGGAGGCGCAGCGGGACGCCTTCTCGACGATCACCCTGGCCATCTGGATCGGCATGGCGGCCAGCGTGCTGGCGGCGGTTGCGATCGGCCTGTTGATGACCCGCACGATCGCCCGCCCCATCGGCCTGTTGTCCCAGGCGCTGGCCCGCATCGCCGAACCGCTGGCGACCAATCGCCGCGACGAGATCGGGCAGATGCAGGGCAGCGTCGGCGCGGTCGAGGGCGCGTTCGACCAGATTTCGGGCGTGCTGGATGCCGTGTCGAAGGGCGACACGACGGTCGGCATGACCCAGCGTTTCGGCGGCCTGACCGATCAGCTGAACGCCAATCTCGACGCGCTGCGCCGCAGCTTCGAGGGGATCGCCGCCATCGCCGGGGAGATTGCCGGGGGCGACCTGACCGTCCAGCCCAAGCCGCTGTCCGACAAGGACCGGCTGGGCCATGCGCTGGTCACGATGGTCGAGCGTCTGCGCGGCGTCGTCGGCGATGCGACCCAGGCGGCACAGAATGTCGCGAGCGGCAGCCAGCAGCTGTCCTCCTCGTCGGAGCAGGTGAGCCAGGGCGCGACCGAACAGGCCGCCGCCGCCGAAGAGGCTTCGGCCTCGATGGAGCAGATGGCCGCCAACATCAAACAGAATGCCGACAACGCGACCCAGACCGAGAAGATCGCACGCCAGTCCTCGCAGGACGCCGAACAGAGCGGCGCTGCGGTGCAGAAGGCGGTCGTGGCGATGCGCACCATCGCCGAGAAAATCGGCATCGTGCAGGAAATCGCGCGTCAGACCGACCTGCTCGCCCTCAACGCGGCGGTCGAGGCGGCGCGTGCGGGCGAACATGGTCGTGGCTTCGCGGTCGTCGCCGCCGAGGTCCGCAAGCTCGCCGAGCGCAGCCAGATGGCGGCGGCCGAGATCAGCGGCATGTCGTCGGACACCGTCACCGCCGCCGTCGAGGCGGGCGAGATGCTCAGCCGCCTCGTCCCCGACATTCGCCGCACCGCCGAGCTGGTCGCCGAGATCAGCGCCGCGTGCCGCGAACAGGATGTCGGCGCGGTCCAGATCAACGGCGCCATCCAGCAGCTCGACAAGGTCACGCAGCAGAACGCCTCGGCCGCCGAACAGATCTCGTCCACCTCGGAGGAACTGGCGAGCCAGGCGGAGGAGCTTCAGGAGAGCATTTCCTATTTCAACGTCGATGACCGCGACCGCACCGGGTCGGCCCGATCGTCGCGTGCCGCCAAGCCGGCCGATCGCCGGGTCGCCGCCCGAAAGGCCAAGCCCGCGCCGCGTTCCCAGTCGGTTGCCGATCAGCAGGCCCGCGCGCACGGCTTCGCCCTCGACCTGAGCAATGGCGGCCCGGACGGCGAGGACGCCGAATTCGGACGCGCGGCATGA